From the genome of Candidatus Defluviilinea proxima:
ACAGATATGCAGGACCATCAACCAGGAGGGATTTATGAAGCAATACAGATTTCTGTTCCTGATATTGCTTTCGCTTGGCTGTTCACTCACGACACCGCCGTCAGTGCCACAGGATGTGTCGACACAGTCGCCTAAAAAGAATTTAACGACGCCAACGAAAGACCCCGAACCTATCCCCTCTACAATTCCAGCCGCCTGCACGGTATCTGCTGAGTCCCTGCACCTGAGAGAGTGCGCCGGCTTGCATTGCCTGGTGATTGCCTGGTTGTCCAAGGGTGATGTTCTGGTAATTCAGGAAAAAGATCATGACTGGATAAAGGTAATAACCCCTTCCGGACAAACTGGTTGGGTTCATTCCAAATACTGTGGAGGATTGTGATGAAAGCTCTGTTCAAGTTCGTGGCGATGGTCGCCTTTCTTGTTATCGGCGGTGGGCTGCTTGCGTACGCCGCTTCCCGTTCGTTGGACTTTGTGCAAACCACCTTGCCTGCGAAGGATCAGGTGCTCGGCTACTTTGCATTGCTCGCCACTTCTGGTGGGATGATCGGCTGGTTGTTGGTTTTCCTATACCGCGCAGATGGCATTATCCAACGTGGCACAGCCCTGCTCATGGTCCTGCTCGACTTCCTTGGTGAAGCAGCTCTGTTCACGATGGACACGCTATATCGCTCTGGTGAAAACGGATTGGTTGGTCAAATGACGCAGGATGAAATCCGCACGGTCATCCTTGGGATGTCCGCCCTCATCGCCATCAATATCTTCGCCACGATTGTTTTCGAACTTGGCAAGATGGAAGTACTCAAGGAGATTGCCGAAGGCGCGGCACGTGACCTGGTCATGTTCAAAGCCCTGGCACGTATCGAGAAGGATTCCGAAACCGTAGCAGATGAAATGATGGAGGATATTGTCAATCAATGGCGCGGCAATTTCCGCTCCGCGTATGGCTCAGCAGACAAACTGGGTATTGGTCAGTACGAAACAAAAAAGCCTGTGCAGCCGGCACATAAACCTGAAGGTGGTTTCTCAATCTGGCCGTGGCTCAATCCTTGGAGAAAGACAACTCCCATGCCACCGTTGGAACCAGAACTAGCTCCCTTGGAAACTCGGAAGAACGGCAATGGTTCGAAGCCACCTGAGGAAAACCCTACGTGAGCCGGCCTGCCGGCTGGAACATACTTCTGGATTCGGCGCGCCAGATTGTGGCGTCCGGGGCAATCCAGCTGGTGAAACGGAGTGCCTCCCGCCTGCCTCATTCCGCCGAGGCGATGGCACTCACCGTCAGCGCACTTGGAGCGCTGAACCGGCATACCGGCGTTCGAACTTTGAACCTTGATTTGGATGGCAAGCCTGTCGCGTTGGCGATCATTGAAGATGCGACCTTTGACCAAGACTCGGAAGGCAACACTGTTTTGGAAAATCATATTATGAGGAATGACCCATGAAAATCATCGTATTTGCAAATCAAAAAGGCGGGACAGGCAAGACCACGACTGTGATCAATATTGGCGATGCCTTCACCCGTATGGGCAAGAAGGTGTTGATCGCTGACCTCGACCCGCAGGGACACGCGGCAGTTTCCATGAACCTGGATACCGAACCCTGCGTGGCGAATTGGCTGATGCACCCGATCTTCAACCCCAATCCAATTACGCCAGAGATCATGAACCAATGGATTCGAGCTACACGCCGAGAAAATCTTTTTGTGTTGCCTGGCAATCAAATGACCGCCAAGGCACAACGCTTGCTCACCATCGAAGAGAAACCGATCAACTATATTAAGGATCAATTGTCAGCCATTAGGCGATTGGGTTTTGATTACCTGCTCTTCGATACTCCACCCTCCACCGGTGGCCTTCAAGAGATGGCTGCGTGGGCGGCAGACCTGGCTGTGATCGTATCGAGCCTGGATTATCTCTCCGCAGATGGTGTCTCGGGCTTTTTGGATATGCTGCGAGTGCTCCATTCGGAAAAACAATGGTGCGGAAAACTCGCCGGCGTTCTGCCAACTTTCTATGACGAGCAGACTCGCACGACCCGCGAACAAATGATGAACTTGCAAACCGCATTCCCGGATCAGGTCTTCACGCCCATTCATCGCGCTACGTTGTTACGAGAAGCCTCTGCCGAGGGATTGACGATCTTTGAAAAAGACCTGAAGAGTCGTTCTGCTTTTGAATATGAAGACCTGGCAAGACGGCTTGCCAAATTGGAATAGGAGGAGATCATGCCTGGACGAAATGCCTACTCTACAACCAACACCACCGTGGCACAGGATCTGGTCGTTGCGCAAAAGCGCAAGCAGACGCGGACTTGGGAGAAATCCAATCCAGCACGCCGCTATCTGATCCCAGTCGAGGTGCGTGATGAAGTGGCTGCACTCGCCGAAATTCTTATGGAAAATGTCGATCCAGTGGCGTGTGTCTTGTACGATTACGCCGAGACCTGTCACACACGCGGGACGCTGAAGTTCAAACCACGTCTCAATCCGAAAGGTCGCAAACATACCTTGGGATGGGAGGAAGCCGACACACAGCCGATACAGTTGCAAACCCGCCGACACAGAGCGGTGAAGAAACCCGACACACTTTTTCACTCCCTCAAAGGTCAGACCGCTGCGTATCGGTTGGGTGCGGAACGACATGCGCGCTTGAAGACCATTGCCGATGCATACAACTTGCGCTTGGCAGATATCCTGAGCGCGTTCTTTCGTCACAGCGTTC
Proteins encoded in this window:
- a CDS encoding ParA family protein, whose product is MKIIVFANQKGGTGKTTTVINIGDAFTRMGKKVLIADLDPQGHAAVSMNLDTEPCVANWLMHPIFNPNPITPEIMNQWIRATRRENLFVLPGNQMTAKAQRLLTIEEKPINYIKDQLSAIRRLGFDYLLFDTPPSTGGLQEMAAWAADLAVIVSSLDYLSADGVSGFLDMLRVLHSEKQWCGKLAGVLPTFYDEQTRTTREQMMNLQTAFPDQVFTPIHRATLLREASAEGLTIFEKDLKSRSAFEYEDLARRLAKLE
- a CDS encoding SH3 domain-containing protein gives rise to the protein MKQYRFLFLILLSLGCSLTTPPSVPQDVSTQSPKKNLTTPTKDPEPIPSTIPAACTVSAESLHLRECAGLHCLVIAWLSKGDVLVIQEKDHDWIKVITPSGQTGWVHSKYCGGL